The Pseudomonadota bacterium genome window below encodes:
- a CDS encoding VCBS repeat-containing protein: HSGGSDADADTDSDTDSDTDVDTDSDTDTDSDSDIDSDTCDVPEDEFGSVGECTETAPPDSFEPEIQWQWAGSGGEIYSIVTPLVANLTDDDESGDIDLCDTPDVVVVASASSGSPGQIGHIYVLDGASGGMIYQFATAVDHTVTPAIGDIDGDGIPEIVSADTAGYLLAFENDGTFKWQGDTPWPGADSYADNYSGAIALADLDEDGDVEIISGAMVSDHDGFKIWIAPQESGPWSATAAANLDGEPGLEVVLGHAAYHADGSQYYLNAAVTPGYPQIADLDGDDLPEVLITNTDGLTVLEHDGTTKYTNLRPTGAPVGYTTWVRPATIHDFDGDGEAEYAMSSASSYTVYEADASIVWSAPVSDASGIAAGTAFDFLGDGMAEAMYADEYSMFIFDETGGVLLETPRTSGTLSEYPVVADIDNDGSAEIVVVSNYYMSASPTVQVIRDIDDRWIQARRIWNQHTYHVTNVREDGTIPAVEHDSWSLFNTYRTNSQIENGGACNPPIE; the protein is encoded by the coding sequence ATCACTCGGGGGGGAGCGACGCGGATGCGGACACGGATTCGGATACGGACTCGGACACGGATGTGGATACGGATTCGGACACCGACACCGATTCCGATTCGGATATCGACTCGGACACGTGCGACGTGCCCGAGGACGAGTTCGGCTCGGTCGGGGAGTGCACGGAGACCGCGCCGCCCGACAGCTTCGAGCCGGAGATCCAGTGGCAGTGGGCGGGGAGCGGCGGCGAGATCTACAGCATCGTCACACCGCTCGTCGCGAACCTCACGGACGACGACGAGAGCGGCGACATCGATCTGTGCGACACCCCGGACGTCGTAGTCGTCGCGTCCGCGAGCTCCGGATCGCCGGGACAGATCGGGCACATCTACGTGCTCGACGGCGCGAGCGGCGGGATGATCTACCAGTTCGCGACGGCCGTCGACCACACGGTGACCCCCGCGATCGGCGACATCGACGGCGACGGGATACCGGAGATCGTGAGCGCTGACACGGCCGGGTACCTGCTCGCCTTCGAGAACGACGGCACGTTCAAGTGGCAGGGCGACACGCCGTGGCCCGGGGCCGACTCGTACGCCGACAACTACTCCGGGGCGATCGCCCTCGCCGATCTCGACGAGGACGGCGACGTCGAGATCATCTCCGGCGCCATGGTGTCGGATCACGACGGCTTCAAGATCTGGATCGCGCCGCAGGAGTCCGGTCCGTGGTCCGCGACCGCCGCCGCGAACCTGGACGGCGAGCCGGGGCTCGAGGTCGTGCTCGGCCACGCCGCGTACCACGCGGACGGCTCGCAGTACTACCTGAACGCCGCAGTCACGCCCGGCTACCCGCAGATCGCGGACCTCGACGGCGACGATCTACCCGAGGTGCTCATCACGAACACGGACGGCCTGACCGTGCTCGAGCACGACGGCACCACGAAGTACACGAACCTGCGGCCGACCGGCGCGCCGGTGGGCTACACGACTTGGGTGCGGCCCGCGACGATCCACGATTTCGACGGCGACGGCGAGGCCGAGTACGCCATGAGCTCCGCCTCCTCCTACACGGTGTACGAGGCGGACGCGTCGATCGTCTGGTCCGCTCCGGTCTCGGACGCGAGCGGGATCGCCGCGGGCACGGCCTTCGACTTCCTCGGCGACGGCATGGCCGAGGCGATGTACGCGGACGAGTACAGCATGTTCATCTTCGACGAGACCGGCGGCGTCCTGCTCGAGACCCCGCGGACGAGCGGCACGCTCTCCGAGTACCCGGTGGTCGCGGACATCGACAACGACGGCTCCGCGGAGATCGTCGTCGTTTCCAACTACTACATGTCCGCGTCGCCCACGGTGCAGGTGATCCGGGATATCGATGATCGCTGGATCCAGGCGCGCCGGATTTGGAACCAGCACACCTACCACGTGACGAACGTCCGGGAGGACGGCACGATCCCCGCGGTCGAACACGACAGCTGGTCGCTCTTCAACACGTACCGCACGAACAGCCAGATCGAGAACGGCGGCGCCTGCAACCCTCCTATCGAGTGA
- a CDS encoding pseudouridine synthase, with amino-acid sequence MTALEVLYRDPELVAVNKPSGVIVHRGWSRERVALVDQVRGLTGLDVVHPAHRLDRGTSGVVLFALDREAARALGAQLEAGAVEKRYLALVRGEAPESAVVDHPIPRTEGGPRVPAVTEIRRLAAVVLEPRPLSLVEARPRSGRLHQVRRHLKHIDHPVIGDASYGKGALNREIAERYGLYRLALHALSIAFLHPRSGERIEISAPVPPDLAGPLGAMGFVLGGT; translated from the coding sequence ATGACCGCGCTCGAGGTGCTCTACCGCGACCCGGAGCTCGTGGCGGTGAACAAGCCGTCCGGGGTGATCGTGCACCGGGGGTGGAGTCGTGAGCGGGTGGCGCTCGTCGATCAGGTGCGGGGGCTCACCGGGCTGGACGTGGTGCACCCGGCCCATAGGCTCGACCGGGGCACGAGCGGCGTCGTGCTGTTCGCCCTCGACCGCGAGGCGGCGCGCGCGCTCGGGGCGCAGCTCGAGGCCGGAGCGGTGGAGAAGCGGTACCTCGCCCTCGTCCGCGGCGAGGCGCCGGAGTCCGCCGTCGTCGATCACCCGATCCCGCGCACCGAAGGCGGGCCGCGCGTGCCGGCCGTGACGGAGATCCGCAGGCTCGCGGCGGTGGTTCTCGAGCCCCGCCCCCTGTCGCTCGTCGAGGCGCGGCCGCGGAGCGGGAGGCTCCACCAGGTGCGCCGCCACCTGAAGCACATCGATCACCCGGTGATCGGCGACGCGAGCTACGGGAAGGGCGCGCTCAACCGCGAGATCGCCGAGCGGTACGGTCTGTACCGGCTCGCGCTCCACGCCCTGTCCATCGCGTTCCTGCACCCGCGCAGCGGGGAGCGGATCGAGATCTCCGCGCCCGTGCCGCCGGATCTCGCGGGGCCGCTCGGGGCGATGGGGTTCGTCCTTGGCGGGACTTGA